The following proteins are encoded in a genomic region of Nicotiana sylvestris chromosome 4, ASM39365v2, whole genome shotgun sequence:
- the LOC104246776 gene encoding bidirectional sugar transporter SWEET1-like isoform X4 yields the protein MITFKRVIMNKSTEQFSGIPYVMTLLNCLLSTWYGLPFVSPNNILVSIINGTGAGLEAFYVLTFLIFAPKREKAKISGILFVVLSIFSTVALVSMLALHANKRKIFCGFAAAIFSIIMYGSPLSIMRLVIKTKSVEYMPFFLSLFVFLCGTSWFVYGLLGKDPFIAVPNGVGGLLGTAQLILYAIYRDNKGKGKKGEEDKTSEMELGKPQENKDQLPNTLNGDAKA from the exons AT GATTACATTTAAGAGGGTCATTATGAATAAATCAACAGAACAATTTTCAGGCATTCCATATGTAATGACTCTGCTCAACTGCTTACTCTCTACTTG GTATGGTCTGCCATTTGTGTCACCAAACAACATACTGGTATCAATAATCAATGGCACAGGTGCAGGACTTGAGGCATTCTATGTGTTAACATTCCTCATATTTGCACCCAAGAGGGAGAAGGCAAAAATCTCTGGAATTCTATTTGTTGTCCTTTCTATATTCTCAACTGTGGCTTTGGTCTCCATGTTAGCTCTCCATGCCAATAAAAGGAAGATCTTTTGTGGTTTtgctgctgcaattttctctaTCATTATGTATGGTTCTCCCTTGTCAATTATG AGGCTAGTGATAAAGACTAAAAGCGTGGAGTACATGCCATTCTTCTTgtctctctttgtttttctctGTGGTACATCATGGTTCGTCTATGGATTGCTTGGGAAAGACCCTTTCATTGCT GTACCAAACGGGGTAGGAGGTTTGCTAGGAACAGCACAGCTGATATTGTATGCCATCTACAGAGACAACAAAGGAAAAGGCAAGAAAGGTGAGGAAGATAAAACTTCAGAAATGGAATTAGGGAAGCCCCAAGAGAATAAGGATCAACTACCTAACACCCTAAATGGAGATGCAAAAGCATGA
- the LOC104246776 gene encoding bidirectional sugar transporter SWEET1-like isoform X3, which produces MITFKRVIMNKSTEQFSGIPYVMTLLNCLLSTWKKNMDPGFQEDGCTIVKRYGLPFVSPNNILVSIINGTGAGLEAFYVLTFLIFAPKREKAKISGILFVVLSIFSTVALVSMLALHANKRKIFCGFAAAIFSIIMYGSPLSIMRLVIKTKSVEYMPFFLSLFVFLCGTSWFVYGLLGKDPFIAVPNGVGGLLGTAQLILYAIYRDNKGKGKKGEEDKTSEMELGKPQENKDQLPNTLNGDAKA; this is translated from the exons AT GATTACATTTAAGAGGGTCATTATGAATAAATCAACAGAACAATTTTCAGGCATTCCATATGTAATGACTCTGCTCAACTGCTTACTCTCTACTTG gaaaaaaaatatggaTCCAGGATTTCAAGAGGATGGGTGCACTATTGTGAAGAG GTATGGTCTGCCATTTGTGTCACCAAACAACATACTGGTATCAATAATCAATGGCACAGGTGCAGGACTTGAGGCATTCTATGTGTTAACATTCCTCATATTTGCACCCAAGAGGGAGAAGGCAAAAATCTCTGGAATTCTATTTGTTGTCCTTTCTATATTCTCAACTGTGGCTTTGGTCTCCATGTTAGCTCTCCATGCCAATAAAAGGAAGATCTTTTGTGGTTTtgctgctgcaattttctctaTCATTATGTATGGTTCTCCCTTGTCAATTATG AGGCTAGTGATAAAGACTAAAAGCGTGGAGTACATGCCATTCTTCTTgtctctctttgtttttctctGTGGTACATCATGGTTCGTCTATGGATTGCTTGGGAAAGACCCTTTCATTGCT GTACCAAACGGGGTAGGAGGTTTGCTAGGAACAGCACAGCTGATATTGTATGCCATCTACAGAGACAACAAAGGAAAAGGCAAGAAAGGTGAGGAAGATAAAACTTCAGAAATGGAATTAGGGAAGCCCCAAGAGAATAAGGATCAACTACCTAACACCCTAAATGGAGATGCAAAAGCATGA
- the LOC104246776 gene encoding bidirectional sugar transporter SWEET1-like isoform X1, with protein MAIIKILHTLFGIFGNVTGLFLFLAPMITFKRVIMNKSTEQFSGIPYVMTLLNCLLSTWKKNMDPGFQEDGCTIVKRYGLPFVSPNNILVSIINGTGAGLEAFYVLTFLIFAPKREKAKISGILFVVLSIFSTVALVSMLALHANKRKIFCGFAAAIFSIIMYGSPLSIMRLVIKTKSVEYMPFFLSLFVFLCGTSWFVYGLLGKDPFIAVPNGVGGLLGTAQLILYAIYRDNKGKGKKGEEDKTSEMELGKPQENKDQLPNTLNGDAKA; from the exons ATGGCAATCATCAAAATTCTCCACACTTTATTTGGGATTTTTG GCAATGTTACTGGTTTGTTTCTCTTTTTGGCCCCCAT GATTACATTTAAGAGGGTCATTATGAATAAATCAACAGAACAATTTTCAGGCATTCCATATGTAATGACTCTGCTCAACTGCTTACTCTCTACTTG gaaaaaaaatatggaTCCAGGATTTCAAGAGGATGGGTGCACTATTGTGAAGAG GTATGGTCTGCCATTTGTGTCACCAAACAACATACTGGTATCAATAATCAATGGCACAGGTGCAGGACTTGAGGCATTCTATGTGTTAACATTCCTCATATTTGCACCCAAGAGGGAGAAGGCAAAAATCTCTGGAATTCTATTTGTTGTCCTTTCTATATTCTCAACTGTGGCTTTGGTCTCCATGTTAGCTCTCCATGCCAATAAAAGGAAGATCTTTTGTGGTTTtgctgctgcaattttctctaTCATTATGTATGGTTCTCCCTTGTCAATTATG AGGCTAGTGATAAAGACTAAAAGCGTGGAGTACATGCCATTCTTCTTgtctctctttgtttttctctGTGGTACATCATGGTTCGTCTATGGATTGCTTGGGAAAGACCCTTTCATTGCT GTACCAAACGGGGTAGGAGGTTTGCTAGGAACAGCACAGCTGATATTGTATGCCATCTACAGAGACAACAAAGGAAAAGGCAAGAAAGGTGAGGAAGATAAAACTTCAGAAATGGAATTAGGGAAGCCCCAAGAGAATAAGGATCAACTACCTAACACCCTAAATGGAGATGCAAAAGCATGA
- the LOC104246776 gene encoding bidirectional sugar transporter SWEET1-like isoform X2, producing MAIIKILHTLFGIFGNVTGLFLFLAPMITFKRVIMNKSTEQFSGIPYVMTLLNCLLSTWYGLPFVSPNNILVSIINGTGAGLEAFYVLTFLIFAPKREKAKISGILFVVLSIFSTVALVSMLALHANKRKIFCGFAAAIFSIIMYGSPLSIMRLVIKTKSVEYMPFFLSLFVFLCGTSWFVYGLLGKDPFIAVPNGVGGLLGTAQLILYAIYRDNKGKGKKGEEDKTSEMELGKPQENKDQLPNTLNGDAKA from the exons ATGGCAATCATCAAAATTCTCCACACTTTATTTGGGATTTTTG GCAATGTTACTGGTTTGTTTCTCTTTTTGGCCCCCAT GATTACATTTAAGAGGGTCATTATGAATAAATCAACAGAACAATTTTCAGGCATTCCATATGTAATGACTCTGCTCAACTGCTTACTCTCTACTTG GTATGGTCTGCCATTTGTGTCACCAAACAACATACTGGTATCAATAATCAATGGCACAGGTGCAGGACTTGAGGCATTCTATGTGTTAACATTCCTCATATTTGCACCCAAGAGGGAGAAGGCAAAAATCTCTGGAATTCTATTTGTTGTCCTTTCTATATTCTCAACTGTGGCTTTGGTCTCCATGTTAGCTCTCCATGCCAATAAAAGGAAGATCTTTTGTGGTTTtgctgctgcaattttctctaTCATTATGTATGGTTCTCCCTTGTCAATTATG AGGCTAGTGATAAAGACTAAAAGCGTGGAGTACATGCCATTCTTCTTgtctctctttgtttttctctGTGGTACATCATGGTTCGTCTATGGATTGCTTGGGAAAGACCCTTTCATTGCT GTACCAAACGGGGTAGGAGGTTTGCTAGGAACAGCACAGCTGATATTGTATGCCATCTACAGAGACAACAAAGGAAAAGGCAAGAAAGGTGAGGAAGATAAAACTTCAGAAATGGAATTAGGGAAGCCCCAAGAGAATAAGGATCAACTACCTAACACCCTAAATGGAGATGCAAAAGCATGA